The following proteins come from a genomic window of Motilibacter peucedani:
- a CDS encoding peroxiredoxin: MRLGDPAPAFTLEDTHGTPVSLASLRGTRVLLVFFPHAFTPVCTGEVAELDGLREALAGHGVRVLGVSCDPAPALRAFAEQQGFGFDLLSDFWPHGAAARSYGVFGEARGIAGRGSFLVDEDGLLRWSVLSSGGEPRDAAGYLAAAAALG, translated from the coding sequence GTGAGGCTGGGCGACCCCGCGCCCGCCTTCACCCTCGAGGACACCCACGGCACTCCGGTCTCGCTCGCGAGCCTGCGCGGCACCCGCGTGCTGCTCGTCTTCTTCCCGCACGCCTTCACCCCGGTCTGCACCGGCGAGGTCGCCGAGCTCGACGGGCTGCGCGAGGCGCTGGCGGGCCACGGCGTACGCGTCCTCGGCGTCTCGTGCGACCCCGCGCCCGCGCTGCGGGCCTTCGCCGAGCAGCAGGGCTTCGGCTTCGACCTGCTCTCCGACTTCTGGCCGCACGGCGCCGCGGCCCGCTCCTACGGCGTCTTCGGCGAAGCCCGGGGCATCGCCGGGCGCGGCAGCTTCCTCGTCGACGAGGACGGCCTGCTGCGCTGGTCGGTCCTCAGCAGCGGCGGGGAGCCGCGCGACGCGGCCGGCTACCTGGCTGCGGCGGCTGCTCTAGGCTGA
- a CDS encoding Nif3-like dinuclear metal center hexameric protein: MTATLAQVVAALEGLWDPRTAESWDAVGTVCGDPDAEVRRILMAVDPVEQTVDEAVEDGFDLLVTHHPLYLRGTSTVSAATPKGRLVHRLIRSGVGLHVAHTNADAAVPGVSDALARAVGVEGPLEPLDPQPADPLDKIVVFVPAAQAEQVVDALAAAGAGELGDYSRAANLSDSTGTFRPGPGAHPSVGRAGESAYVAETRVEMVLPRARRAAVVAAMRAAHPYEEPAFDVLELALPAGPRGIGRVGRLARPVALDEFAARVASALPPTVVGVRTAGDPDAVVERVAVCGGSGDSFVAAATAAGADAYVTADLRHHPVSESQLAGGPALLDVGHWASEWPWLAQAAQQIVTVLSESGTTVEVEVSETCTDPWTIQSSVPDW; this comes from the coding sequence GTGACCGCCACGCTCGCGCAGGTCGTCGCGGCGCTCGAGGGCCTCTGGGACCCGCGCACCGCCGAGAGCTGGGACGCGGTGGGCACGGTCTGCGGCGACCCTGACGCCGAGGTCCGACGCATCCTGATGGCGGTCGACCCCGTCGAGCAGACTGTCGACGAGGCGGTCGAGGACGGCTTCGACCTGCTGGTCACCCACCACCCGCTCTACCTGCGAGGCACCTCGACGGTGTCGGCGGCCACACCCAAGGGCCGGCTGGTGCACCGGCTGATCCGCAGCGGCGTCGGCCTGCACGTCGCCCACACCAACGCCGACGCGGCGGTGCCCGGCGTGTCCGACGCGCTGGCCCGGGCGGTCGGCGTCGAGGGGCCGCTGGAGCCGCTCGACCCGCAGCCGGCCGACCCGCTCGACAAGATCGTCGTCTTCGTCCCGGCAGCGCAGGCCGAGCAGGTGGTCGACGCTCTGGCGGCCGCGGGCGCCGGGGAGCTCGGCGACTACTCGCGCGCCGCCAACCTCTCGGACTCGACCGGTACGTTCCGGCCCGGTCCCGGCGCGCACCCGAGCGTCGGGCGCGCGGGGGAGTCGGCGTACGTCGCGGAGACCCGCGTCGAGATGGTGCTGCCGCGCGCGCGGCGGGCGGCGGTGGTGGCGGCCATGCGCGCGGCGCACCCCTACGAGGAGCCGGCCTTCGACGTGCTGGAGCTCGCGCTCCCTGCCGGTCCCCGCGGCATCGGGCGGGTCGGGCGGCTGGCCCGGCCCGTGGCGCTCGACGAGTTCGCCGCGCGGGTGGCCTCGGCGCTGCCGCCCACGGTGGTCGGCGTGCGCACCGCGGGCGATCCTGACGCGGTCGTCGAGCGCGTGGCGGTCTGCGGCGGGTCGGGGGACTCCTTCGTCGCGGCGGCGACGGCGGCGGGCGCCGACGCCTACGTCACCGCCGACCTTCGTCACCACCCGGTCTCCGAGTCGCAGCTCGCAGGGGGTCCGGCGCTGCTCGACGTGGGGCACTGGGCCAGCGAGTGGCCGTGGCTCGCCCAGGCGGCGCAGCAGATCGTGACCGTGCTGTCGGAGTCCGGCACTACGGTGGAGGTCGAGGTCTCGGAGACCTGCACCGACCCGTGGACGATCCAGAGCAGCGTCCCCGACTGGTGA
- a CDS encoding zinc ribbon domain-containing protein, whose product MKADPSEQLRLLDLQALDTRLDQLEHRRHSMPELAEIAALDKELAHLRNLLVAAETQLSDLERERARAETDVEQVRTRVRRDRDRMDSGRITNSKELVELSSELESLARRQSVLEDVELEVMERIEVSSAEHQRVSVDVAAVEEKRAAAAGRRDAVLAEVDGEAALTTSAREAVVRDIGPQLLALYDKVRASSGGLGAAELKARRCQGCRLELNTVDLSTFRDAAPDEVLRCEECRRILVRTPESGL is encoded by the coding sequence TTGAAGGCAGACCCGTCGGAGCAGCTGCGGCTGCTCGACCTGCAGGCCCTCGACACCCGGCTCGACCAGCTCGAGCACCGGCGGCACTCCATGCCGGAGCTCGCGGAGATCGCCGCCCTCGACAAGGAGCTCGCGCACCTGCGCAACCTGCTCGTGGCGGCCGAGACCCAGCTCTCCGACCTCGAGCGCGAGCGGGCGCGGGCCGAGACCGACGTCGAGCAGGTGCGCACCCGCGTGCGCCGCGACCGCGACCGCATGGACTCCGGGCGCATCACCAACTCCAAGGAGCTCGTCGAGCTGTCCTCCGAGCTCGAGTCGCTCGCCCGGCGCCAGTCGGTGCTCGAGGACGTCGAGCTCGAGGTCATGGAGCGCATCGAGGTCTCCTCGGCCGAGCACCAGCGCGTGAGCGTCGACGTGGCCGCGGTCGAGGAGAAGCGGGCCGCCGCCGCAGGCCGCCGCGACGCCGTGCTGGCCGAGGTCGACGGCGAGGCCGCCCTCACCACCTCGGCGCGCGAGGCCGTCGTGCGCGACATCGGGCCGCAGCTGCTCGCGCTCTACGACAAGGTCCGCGCGTCCTCGGGCGGGCTCGGCGCCGCCGAGCTCAAGGCGCGCCGCTGCCAGGGCTGCCGGCTCGAGCTCAACACCGTCGACCTGAGCACCTTCCGCGACGCCGCGCCCGACGAGGTGCTGCGCTGCGAGGAGTGCCGCCGCATCCTGGTGCGCACCCCCGAGTCCGGGCTGTGA
- a CDS encoding bifunctional RNase H/acid phosphatase produces the protein MTGRRLVVEADGGSRGNPGPAGYGALVKDAVTGELLAERAEAIGRETNNVAEYRGLIAGLEAAREIDPEARVEVRMDSKLVVEQMSGRWKVKHPSMQPLALRARAVFPPGQVSFSWIPREINKHADRLANEAMDAAARGTTWVAPGLSPERGEPAQPEPVQEPRAGSRLVGWDDPGAPTTTVLVRHGETAHTVAKVFCGRDGLDPGLTERGRAQAAAVGRALAAGFTDDAPVAVVCSPLRRARETADEVAAALGLEVRVDDAFVEASFGQWDGLGFAAVRERWPAELQAWLDDSAVAPPGGESLDQVHRRVRLGRDKLLARYPGRTVVVVSHVTPIGQLTRLALDAPPATVYRVELSPGSLHVLRWWPDGGSSVRALNATTHLAGIAAPDFV, from the coding sequence GTGACGGGTCGCAGGCTGGTCGTCGAGGCCGACGGCGGCTCGCGCGGCAACCCCGGGCCCGCGGGCTACGGCGCGCTGGTCAAGGACGCGGTCACGGGCGAGCTGCTCGCCGAGCGGGCCGAGGCCATCGGCAGGGAGACCAACAACGTCGCCGAGTACCGCGGCCTGATCGCCGGGCTCGAGGCCGCCCGCGAGATCGACCCGGAGGCGCGGGTCGAGGTGCGCATGGACAGCAAGCTCGTGGTCGAGCAGATGAGCGGGCGCTGGAAGGTCAAGCACCCTTCGATGCAGCCGCTGGCCCTGCGGGCGCGCGCGGTCTTCCCGCCCGGCCAGGTGTCGTTCTCCTGGATCCCGCGCGAGATCAACAAGCACGCCGACCGGCTCGCGAACGAGGCGATGGACGCGGCCGCGCGCGGCACCACGTGGGTGGCGCCGGGCCTGTCGCCCGAGCGCGGCGAGCCCGCACAGCCGGAGCCGGTGCAGGAGCCGCGCGCCGGCTCCCGGCTCGTCGGCTGGGACGACCCCGGCGCGCCGACCACGACGGTGCTCGTGCGCCACGGCGAGACGGCACACACGGTGGCCAAGGTGTTCTGCGGCCGCGACGGCCTCGACCCCGGTCTGACCGAGCGCGGCCGCGCGCAGGCGGCGGCGGTCGGCCGGGCGCTCGCGGCGGGCTTCACCGACGACGCACCGGTCGCGGTGGTCTGCTCGCCGCTGCGCCGGGCCCGCGAGACCGCCGACGAGGTCGCGGCGGCGCTCGGGCTCGAAGTGCGCGTCGACGACGCCTTCGTCGAGGCGTCGTTCGGGCAGTGGGACGGGCTCGGCTTCGCCGCTGTGCGCGAGCGGTGGCCGGCCGAGCTGCAGGCCTGGCTCGACGACTCGGCCGTGGCGCCGCCGGGCGGCGAGAGCCTCGACCAGGTGCACCGGCGGGTGCGCCTCGGTCGCGACAAGCTGCTCGCGCGCTACCCCGGGCGCACCGTCGTGGTCGTGAGCCACGTGACGCCCATCGGCCAGCTGACGCGGCTCGCGCTCGACGCCCCACCGGCCACCGTCTACCGCGTCGAGCTCTCTCCGGGCTCGCTCCACGTGCTGCGCTGGTGGCCCGACGGCGGGTCCTCCGTGCGCGCGCTCAACGCGACGACGCACCTCGCGGGCATCGCCGCGCCCGACTTCGTCTGA
- a CDS encoding SLC13 family permease codes for MPDGPRTVRFRLVPIAAALAGLLAVLTGALSRHGASEVAHRTLPVLGFLVAITVVAELSDEAGLFDVAARRAALLGRGRTRTLFLLVCVLATATTTVLSLDTTAVLLTPVVLALASALELDPLPFAFATVWLANTASLLLPVSNLTNLLAETKTGLGAVEFASHSWPAQLALLVVTLAVLLLRHRRTLRGRYSTPPEVAVEDRVLLRLSAVVTLAVGPLLVAGLAPWVVATAAAVVLVAGFAARRPASVRPRRLAGLLPWQLVLMTLGLFLVVQTLLEHGLDGTISDLAGAGGSSTGGLLRLGGVAAVASNLVNNLPAFLAVEPVAHGTTQVLALLVGVNAGPLVLVWGSLATLLWRERCASRGVRVGAFAFAREGLLVAPLAVVSGCLALAWR; via the coding sequence GTGCCCGACGGGCCGCGCACCGTACGCTTCCGCCTCGTGCCCATCGCCGCAGCCCTCGCCGGGCTGCTCGCCGTCCTGACCGGCGCGCTGTCCCGGCACGGCGCGAGCGAGGTGGCGCACCGTACGCTGCCCGTCCTCGGCTTCCTCGTCGCGATCACCGTGGTGGCCGAGCTCAGCGACGAGGCCGGGCTGTTCGACGTCGCCGCCCGGCGGGCGGCGCTGCTCGGGCGCGGACGCACCCGCACGCTCTTCCTCCTCGTCTGCGTCCTGGCGACCGCGACCACGACGGTGCTGAGCCTCGACACCACAGCGGTCCTGCTGACGCCGGTCGTGCTGGCGCTGGCGTCGGCGCTCGAGCTCGACCCGCTGCCCTTCGCCTTCGCGACCGTGTGGCTGGCCAACACGGCCAGCCTGCTGCTGCCCGTCTCGAACCTCACCAACCTGCTGGCCGAGACGAAGACCGGGCTCGGAGCCGTGGAGTTCGCGTCGCACTCGTGGCCCGCCCAGCTCGCGCTGCTCGTCGTCACGCTCGCCGTGCTGCTTCTGCGCCACCGGCGTACGCTGCGCGGCCGCTACTCGACGCCTCCGGAGGTCGCGGTCGAGGACCGCGTGCTGCTGCGGCTCAGCGCGGTCGTGACGCTGGCCGTCGGCCCGCTGCTCGTGGCCGGGCTCGCGCCGTGGGTCGTGGCAACGGCGGCGGCGGTGGTGCTGGTCGCCGGCTTCGCCGCGCGCCGCCCAGCGTCCGTGCGCCCGCGCCGGCTGGCGGGCCTGCTGCCCTGGCAGCTGGTGCTGATGACGCTCGGGCTCTTCCTGGTGGTGCAGACGCTGCTCGAGCACGGTCTCGACGGCACGATCTCCGACCTCGCCGGGGCCGGCGGCAGCTCGACCGGCGGGCTGCTGCGGCTCGGCGGCGTGGCAGCGGTCGCCTCGAACCTGGTCAACAACCTGCCGGCGTTCCTCGCCGTCGAGCCGGTCGCGCACGGCACCACCCAGGTCCTCGCCCTGCTGGTCGGCGTCAACGCCGGCCCGCTGGTGCTCGTCTGGGGCTCGCTCGCGACGCTGCTGTGGCGCGAGCGGTGCGCCAGCCGCGGCGTACGCGTCGGTGCCTTCGCCTTCGCCCGCGAGGGCCTGCTCGTGGCGCCGCTCGCCGTGGTCAGCGGGTGCCTCGCGCTGGCCTGGCGCTGA
- a CDS encoding TIGR03557 family F420-dependent LLM class oxidoreductase, with translation MPDARTTTRRAVLRSGAAVTGAAALGAAAPATAQAAPEPPRPRVTAKVGFVLSHEQFRTQSLVSWASQAEAVGFSHVWTSDHLQPWEDVQGHSMHPWITHGIISHTTSRVHFGTGVTCPTYRHHPSEVAQAFASLGILAPGRVFLGVGTGEALNEQAGTGSFGPYAERAARLVEAVQLIRRLWEGQRVSFRGTYYTVDQFQLYDVPSKPVPILMAASGPKSAYNAGRYGDGWICSAKDLMKPELQAAFAQGARDAGKDPDTMPKYAESFVNIGGPAELLYSGVRWRFTYDSWNPELLYEPNPLRIQQKAAASFSLAQATAAWPKGPDPDVHIKAAQKILDMGGTPFIHSGEHDQPGVIEFYGKNVLPRLTA, from the coding sequence ATGCCAGACGCACGCACCACCACCCGCCGGGCGGTCCTCCGCAGCGGCGCAGCCGTCACCGGGGCGGCGGCGCTGGGCGCAGCGGCGCCGGCCACCGCCCAGGCCGCCCCGGAGCCACCCCGGCCGAGGGTGACCGCGAAGGTCGGCTTCGTGCTCTCGCACGAGCAGTTCCGCACGCAGTCGCTGGTCAGCTGGGCCTCGCAGGCCGAGGCCGTCGGCTTCAGCCACGTGTGGACCAGCGACCACCTCCAGCCGTGGGAGGACGTTCAGGGCCACTCGATGCACCCGTGGATCACCCACGGGATCATCAGCCACACGACCTCCCGGGTGCACTTCGGCACCGGCGTGACGTGCCCGACCTACCGCCACCACCCCAGCGAGGTGGCGCAGGCCTTCGCCTCGCTGGGGATCCTGGCGCCGGGCCGCGTCTTCCTCGGCGTCGGCACCGGCGAGGCGCTCAACGAGCAGGCCGGCACGGGCAGCTTCGGCCCCTACGCCGAGCGCGCCGCCCGGCTGGTCGAGGCGGTGCAGCTGATCCGCCGGCTCTGGGAGGGCCAACGCGTCAGCTTCCGCGGCACCTACTACACGGTCGACCAGTTCCAGCTCTACGACGTGCCCTCGAAGCCGGTGCCGATCCTGATGGCGGCCAGCGGCCCGAAGAGCGCCTACAACGCCGGGCGCTACGGCGACGGCTGGATCTGCAGCGCCAAGGACCTGATGAAGCCCGAGCTCCAGGCGGCGTTCGCGCAGGGTGCACGCGACGCGGGCAAGGACCCCGACACGATGCCGAAGTACGCCGAGAGCTTCGTCAACATCGGCGGCCCGGCCGAGCTGCTCTACTCCGGCGTGCGCTGGCGCTTCACCTACGACTCGTGGAACCCCGAGCTGCTCTACGAGCCCAACCCGCTGCGCATCCAGCAGAAGGCGGCCGCGTCGTTCTCGCTCGCCCAGGCGACCGCCGCCTGGCCCAAGGGTCCCGACCCCGACGTCCACATCAAGGCGGCGCAGAAGATCCTCGACATGGGCGGTACGCCGTTCATCCACTCCGGCGAGCACGACCAGCCCGGTGTGATCGAGTTCTACGGCAAGAACGTCCTGCCCCGGCTCACCGCCTGA
- a CDS encoding ribokinase: MSAASTGVAGPGVVVVVGSVNADLVVALERIPRAGETLTASGLERRQGGKGGNQAAAAARLGGDVRFVGRVGDDAEGAAARAALEDDGVDCAALLPTAGEPTGTALVLLEGDGENAIAVVPGANARLSPDDVAGALAPLPGEHVVVLACLEVPVETVHAAARAARQRGWGFVLNPAPAQPLPAELLALVDVLTPNEHELGLLSPGGAPALLEAGVGAVVVTRGAAGADVVTAQGQEHHDAYAVAGGPVDTTGAGDAFSGTLAWALAAQRPLGDAVEQACAAGALATRAVGARAALATAAEVESVLRR; this comes from the coding sequence GTGAGCGCAGCGAGCACCGGCGTGGCCGGCCCGGGCGTCGTCGTCGTGGTGGGATCGGTCAACGCCGACCTCGTCGTCGCGCTGGAGCGGATCCCCCGGGCGGGCGAGACGCTGACCGCGAGCGGACTCGAGCGACGCCAGGGCGGCAAGGGCGGCAACCAGGCGGCCGCCGCTGCCCGGCTCGGCGGCGACGTCCGCTTCGTGGGTCGGGTCGGCGACGACGCCGAGGGCGCCGCGGCCCGCGCAGCGCTCGAGGATGACGGCGTCGACTGCGCGGCGCTGCTTCCGACGGCCGGAGAGCCGACCGGCACGGCACTGGTCCTCCTCGAAGGCGACGGCGAGAACGCCATCGCCGTGGTGCCCGGCGCCAACGCCCGGCTCTCTCCGGACGACGTGGCCGGTGCGCTCGCGCCCCTGCCGGGCGAGCACGTCGTGGTGCTCGCCTGCCTGGAGGTGCCGGTGGAGACGGTGCACGCGGCAGCGCGGGCCGCCCGGCAGCGGGGATGGGGCTTCGTGCTCAATCCTGCGCCCGCCCAGCCGCTGCCGGCGGAGCTGCTGGCGCTCGTCGACGTGCTCACGCCCAACGAGCACGAGCTGGGCCTGCTCTCCCCCGGCGGGGCGCCCGCCCTGCTCGAGGCGGGTGTCGGTGCGGTGGTCGTGACCCGCGGCGCCGCCGGCGCCGACGTCGTGACGGCGCAGGGGCAGGAGCACCACGACGCGTACGCGGTGGCCGGCGGCCCCGTCGACACCACCGGAGCGGGCGACGCGTTCAGCGGCACCCTCGCCTGGGCGCTCGCCGCGCAGCGTCCCCTCGGCGACGCGGTCGAGCAGGCGTGCGCTGCCGGCGCCCTGGCGACGCGCGCCGTGGGAGCGCGCGCCGCCCTGGCGACGGCGGCCGAGGTGGAGTCGGTCCTCAGGCGGTGA
- a CDS encoding peroxidase family protein, which produces MGSSQHDSSRGFHASAPWRALRAFARVVDQRRGWDRLPLPLSLVVLIGLRDSLRRDNLYDPADPASYVPPAAPPTTVEAWTTRTVDGSSNDLDDVTAGMAGRRFGRNVPPSVLHRPTRDEVLHPSPREVSRALMTRVDGRMVEAPGANALVSAWLQFMIRDWFSHGPSVKDDPWEVDLVPGDAWPRRTVTVLRTMPDPTVPPGTQPPFPTSVNTCTHWWDASQVYGTTTEYQQMTRTHVGGKLVIGPDGRLPVPQGEDGPTKEPGFWVGLAMLQTLFTLEHNAICDMLNAAYPSWSDEQTFQRARLVLAAVTAKIHTVEWTPVVIGHPTTKFAMRANWFGLQGERLHRRFGRLSKSEVISGIPGSELQSYGVPYSLTEEFAAVYRMHPLVRDWYDLRSVRDDSLHARRSLRDLSGQGGVDVLSEVSLEDLFYSFGTEQPGVVTLHNFPHFLQEFERPDNGEPMDLAATDILRHREMGVPRYCEFRRQLRLRAPRSFSEITDDVDAVREMKRIYGPDGIERLDLMVGLFAERRPEGFAFSDTAFRIFILMASRRLNSDRFFTTDYRPEVYTRQGMRWIADASMASLLRRHYPALAASIGTRANAFELWDRART; this is translated from the coding sequence ATGGGCTCCTCGCAGCACGACAGCTCCCGTGGCTTCCACGCCTCGGCGCCATGGCGGGCCCTCCGGGCGTTCGCCCGGGTGGTCGACCAGCGCCGCGGCTGGGACCGGCTGCCGCTGCCGCTGAGCCTCGTCGTGCTGATCGGCCTGCGCGACTCCTTGCGCCGCGACAACCTCTACGACCCCGCCGATCCGGCGTCCTACGTGCCGCCCGCGGCGCCGCCCACGACCGTGGAGGCGTGGACGACGCGCACCGTCGACGGCAGCTCCAACGACCTCGACGACGTCACCGCCGGCATGGCGGGTCGGCGCTTCGGCCGCAACGTCCCGCCCTCGGTGCTGCACCGCCCGACGCGGGACGAGGTGCTGCACCCGAGCCCGCGGGAGGTCAGCCGCGCGCTCATGACCCGGGTCGACGGCCGCATGGTGGAGGCGCCGGGCGCGAACGCCCTGGTCTCCGCCTGGCTGCAGTTCATGATCCGCGACTGGTTCAGCCACGGTCCAAGCGTCAAGGACGACCCGTGGGAGGTCGACCTGGTCCCGGGCGACGCCTGGCCGCGGCGCACGGTGACGGTGCTGCGTACGATGCCCGATCCGACGGTGCCTCCGGGCACCCAGCCGCCGTTCCCCACCTCGGTCAACACCTGCACGCACTGGTGGGACGCCTCACAGGTCTACGGCACGACCACCGAATACCAGCAGATGACGCGCACTCACGTCGGCGGCAAGCTGGTCATCGGACCCGACGGCCGCCTCCCGGTGCCCCAGGGCGAGGACGGACCGACGAAGGAGCCGGGCTTCTGGGTCGGCCTGGCGATGCTGCAGACGCTGTTCACCCTCGAGCACAACGCGATCTGCGACATGCTCAACGCCGCCTACCCGTCGTGGTCCGACGAGCAGACCTTCCAGCGGGCGCGTCTCGTGCTCGCGGCTGTCACGGCCAAGATCCACACCGTCGAGTGGACTCCGGTGGTCATCGGTCATCCCACGACGAAGTTCGCGATGCGAGCCAACTGGTTCGGGCTCCAGGGTGAACGGCTGCACCGCAGGTTCGGCCGTCTGTCGAAGAGCGAGGTCATCAGTGGCATCCCCGGCTCGGAGCTGCAGTCCTACGGCGTCCCCTACTCGCTGACAGAGGAGTTCGCTGCGGTCTACCGCATGCACCCACTCGTACGCGACTGGTACGACCTGCGCTCGGTCCGCGACGACAGCCTCCACGCGCGTCGCTCGCTGCGTGACCTCTCCGGGCAGGGCGGGGTCGACGTGCTGTCCGAGGTCTCGCTCGAGGACCTGTTCTACTCGTTCGGCACCGAGCAGCCGGGCGTGGTCACGCTGCACAACTTCCCGCACTTCCTGCAGGAGTTCGAGCGCCCCGACAACGGCGAGCCGATGGACCTGGCGGCCACCGACATCCTGCGCCACCGTGAGATGGGGGTGCCGCGCTACTGCGAGTTCCGCCGCCAGCTGCGCCTGCGCGCCCCGCGCAGCTTCTCCGAGATCACCGACGACGTCGACGCGGTGCGGGAGATGAAGCGCATCTACGGCCCCGACGGCATCGAGCGGCTCGACCTGATGGTCGGGCTGTTCGCGGAGCGGCGGCCCGAGGGCTTCGCCTTCAGCGACACCGCGTTCCGCATCTTCATCCTCATGGCGTCGAGGCGGCTCAACAGCGACCGCTTCTTCACGACCGACTACCGGCCGGAGGTCTACACCCGGCAGGGCATGCGCTGGATCGCCGACGCGAGCATGGCCTCGCTGCTGCGCCGCCACTACCCGGCGCTGGCCGCGTCCATCGGCACCCGAGCGAACGCCTTCGAGCTCTGGGACCGGGCGCGGACCTGA
- a CDS encoding STAS domain-containing protein produces the protein MSEEPPPELSVERRDEGTWTVLSVKGEIDAHTGPALRTALHDAVDAGRHRLVLDFTDVSFLDSSALGVLVSAHKRLLPEGGEIRIVSDRPVVLTLFELTALDQVFTLVPTLEQALAD, from the coding sequence ATGTCGGAGGAACCTCCTCCCGAGCTCAGTGTCGAGCGCCGCGACGAGGGCACCTGGACGGTCCTGTCGGTCAAGGGCGAGATCGACGCCCACACCGGGCCGGCACTGCGCACAGCACTGCACGACGCGGTCGACGCCGGCCGCCACCGCCTCGTGCTCGACTTCACCGACGTCTCGTTCCTCGACTCCAGCGCGCTGGGCGTGCTGGTCAGCGCCCACAAGCGGCTGCTGCCCGAGGGCGGCGAGATCCGCATCGTCAGCGACCGGCCCGTGGTGCTCACGCTGTTCGAGCTGACCGCCCTCGACCAGGTCTTCACCCTCGTGCCGACCCTCGAGCAGGCGCTCGCCGACTGA
- a CDS encoding ATP-binding protein has product MQLVLAPRTDSGAVARRFLRAATCADHPGAMLDDAALLVSEVVANAVRHGAPPIVLSVECLSARELEVAVRDGSPTDPLPRVASELDESGRGMALVAALSESWGTRHDATGKQVWFRVRKTA; this is encoded by the coding sequence GTGCAGCTGGTGCTGGCCCCGCGGACCGACTCGGGCGCGGTGGCCCGGCGGTTCCTGCGGGCCGCCACGTGCGCCGACCACCCGGGCGCCATGCTCGACGACGCCGCGCTGCTCGTCTCCGAGGTCGTCGCCAACGCGGTGCGCCACGGCGCACCCCCCATCGTGCTGAGCGTCGAGTGCCTCTCGGCCCGGGAGCTGGAGGTCGCAGTGCGCGACGGCAGCCCCACCGACCCCCTGCCCCGCGTCGCGTCGGAGCTCGACGAGAGCGGCCGGGGCATGGCGCTGGTCGCCGCGCTCAGCGAGAGCTGGGGGACCCGGCACGACGCCACCGGCAAGCAGGTGTGGTTCCGGGTCCGCAAGACCGCCTGA